A window of the Chionomys nivalis chromosome 25, mChiNiv1.1, whole genome shotgun sequence genome harbors these coding sequences:
- the Spic gene encoding transcription factor Spi-C, which yields MTGGSVSFGCKKYWATKNPRISPLFPQTCIEQDRLGQVFEDAIEVLTQNSVGELQYPPDHKNYMTFVNQYPHIRGSSGCCGFVHPEEPTCNWRSVMNGSADLYPEESFHQSLQNITESQLVQASIFQQKGGKGRRKLRLFEYLFESLCDSEMASCIQWVDKTKGVFQFISKNKEKLAELWGKRKGNRKPMTYQKMARALRNYARTGEITKIRRKLTYQFSEAVLQKLSPSYLLGRDIFCSQYGQYDQEYLSLNPWNVNHYTYAGYPS from the exons ATGACGGGTGGAAGCGTGTCTTTCGG TTGCAAGAAGTATTGGGCCACTAAG AACCCCCGAATTTCTCCATTGTTTCCACAGACTTGCATTGAACAAGATAGGCTGGGTCAAGTGTTTGAAGATGCGATTGAAGTATTGACACAGAATTCAGTTGGAGAACTTCAATATCCCCCAG ATCACAAAAATTACATGACTTTCGTTAACCAGTATCCTCACATCAGAGGCAGCTCCGGTTGCTGCGGGTTTGTGCACCCAGAAGAACCCACCTGTAATTGGAGAAGTGTAATG AATGGTTCTGCGGACTTGTATCCAGAAGAAAGTTTTCATCAGTCTCTGCAGAACATAACTGAAAGCCAACTGGTACAAGCCTCCATTTTCCAGCAAAAGGGAGGAAAAG GCAGGAGGAAGCTCCGGCTGTTCGAATACCTTTTCGAATCTCTGTGTGACTCGGAGATGGCGTCTTGCATCCAGTGGGTCGACAAAACCAAAGGTGTCTTTCAgtttatctcaaaaaacaaagaaaagctggCTGAGCTTTGGGGGAAGCGAAAAGGCAACCGAAAACCCATGACTTACCAGAAGATGGCCAGAGCCCTGAGAAACTATGCCAGGACAGGGGAGATCACGAAAATCCGCAGGAAACTAACCTACCAGTTCAGTGAAGCTGTTCTCCAGAAACTGTCTCCATCTTACCTCCTGGGGAGAGACATCTTCTGCTCACAGTATGGCCAGTATGATCAGGAATATCTCAGCCTGAACCCCTGGAATGTAAACCATTATACCTATGCGGGTTACCCGAGCTAA